The segment CCCAAGTGCTTAAAATCGAGAACGGACAGGTGGAACTCTATGACGCCTCTTCCAAAACGCTGTTCCAAAGCGCAGTGCAGCCTCAATTTGGCAAAATGAACCCGGTGGAGATCCTGCAACTCTACTGGACCAAATCTGCCGTGACGATAACCTCGCAGTCCAAAACCTCGGCCAGCGTTAAACTGGTGCCCAAACAAGACGACCTGGTCACCTCGCTCACCGCCACGCTCAACCCCGCAAGCGGGATTGTGAGCAAACTCGGCTACACAGACAAGAGCGGAAACAGCGTCAGCTACAGCTTTTACGGGATTAAGCTCAATGGCTCCATCCCGGCTTCCGTGTGGAAGCAGAGCTACCCCAAAGATGTGCAGATCATCCGCTGAGAAGGTATCATGATCGCGTTG is part of the Candidatus Cloacimonadota bacterium genome and harbors:
- a CDS encoding outer membrane lipoprotein carrier protein LolA — encoded protein: MRKNIFILLALLAAWTAGFALSSSELYTKLQSAYKGISTFQASVQQSNYYPQLKKTVSYSGKIYFTPGRMLMSFTKPDTQVLKIENGQVELYDASSKTLFQSAVQPQFGKMNPVEILQLYWTKSAVTITSQSKTSASVKLVPKQDDLVTSLTATLNPASGIVSKLGYTDKSGNSVSYSFYGIKLNGSIPASVWKQSYPKDVQIIR